One Rhodanobacter soli DNA window includes the following coding sequences:
- a CDS encoding ShlB/FhaC/HecB family hemolysin secretion/activation protein, translating to MRTVCLAAALALALTGGTAGAQDAGVVSPDQASRNEVPVGSPPTSSPEPNAKPQQAPDNVVPPVRERDAAPVQKIAVRGFRVIGVADHADLGVTPASIQALADAQYQELAGKAGNPVQLSFEEMQGVADKIVERYRTAGFIVSNAFLPAQTVGADQIVEIRVLEGKIGKIIVKGTKRYRPGVISASAEKLRGKPLLKSDVDTALLYARDLPGVTVASTFQPGENTGDTDLVMIANEAKRPYKFTLGANNYGTELTGRYRAQAGLEWANPLGIGDTFNVNVDYALDPSDNVYGAVSYRAPAPSVPGLSAVIGASRNELQINSGSFAALDVKGPSSLYYGGMDWKFINRDDLQALSTLHFIREESRLDSLGVNLSDEKFSLAELTYGMLHTDRRFHGVDILQISLRKSIHDDSREPDLVSPQHSRNFLVAKLSYTRMQFLTKSQRLNFKLVGQYSNDALVPLEQFALGGPDSTRAYPIADALRDRGYYTSLEYHVDAPGFGDKVSPFYGRPWRELLEFQVFVDYAKGYSAGANKFIEPESATLSGVGAGLIFRLPRFSHFEFHLNGAVPLGSQDASDHKGYHIYSRFSFTF from the coding sequence GTGCGAACTGTTTGCCTCGCGGCAGCGTTGGCGTTGGCGTTGACTGGCGGGACTGCCGGGGCGCAAGACGCCGGCGTTGTTTCGCCTGATCAGGCTTCCCGCAACGAAGTGCCAGTCGGGAGTCCCCCGACATCATCACCGGAACCCAATGCCAAGCCGCAGCAGGCGCCCGACAATGTCGTGCCGCCGGTGAGGGAGCGCGATGCCGCACCCGTGCAGAAGATTGCGGTGCGCGGCTTCCGCGTTATCGGCGTTGCGGATCATGCGGACCTCGGCGTAACGCCGGCGAGCATCCAGGCGCTGGCCGATGCGCAATACCAGGAACTGGCCGGCAAGGCCGGCAATCCGGTGCAGCTGAGCTTCGAGGAGATGCAGGGCGTTGCCGACAAGATCGTCGAGCGCTATCGGACGGCTGGCTTCATCGTCTCCAATGCGTTTCTTCCGGCACAGACCGTCGGCGCCGACCAGATCGTCGAGATCCGGGTGCTGGAGGGCAAGATCGGCAAGATCATCGTCAAGGGCACGAAGCGCTACCGCCCCGGCGTGATCTCGGCATCGGCGGAAAAGCTGCGCGGCAAGCCGCTGCTGAAGAGCGACGTCGACACCGCGCTGCTGTATGCTCGCGATCTGCCGGGTGTCACGGTGGCATCGACGTTCCAGCCGGGCGAGAACACCGGCGACACCGACCTGGTGATGATCGCCAACGAGGCGAAACGTCCCTACAAGTTCACGCTTGGTGCCAACAACTACGGTACCGAACTTACCGGCCGCTACCGTGCACAGGCCGGACTCGAGTGGGCCAATCCGCTCGGTATCGGCGACACCTTCAACGTCAATGTGGACTACGCGCTGGACCCGAGCGACAACGTGTATGGCGCGGTGTCCTACCGTGCGCCGGCGCCAAGCGTGCCTGGCCTGAGCGCCGTGATCGGCGCCTCGCGCAACGAGCTGCAGATCAACTCCGGCTCGTTCGCCGCGCTCGACGTCAAGGGTCCCAGCTCGCTCTACTACGGTGGCATGGACTGGAAGTTCATCAACCGGGACGACCTGCAGGCACTGAGTACGCTGCATTTCATCCGTGAGGAATCCAGGCTCGACAGCCTCGGCGTCAACCTGTCGGACGAGAAGTTCAGCCTGGCCGAACTGACTTACGGGATGCTCCATACCGATCGCCGTTTCCATGGTGTCGACATCCTCCAGATCAGCCTGCGCAAGTCCATCCATGACGACTCCAGGGAGCCCGACCTGGTCAGTCCGCAGCATTCGAGAAATTTCCTGGTCGCCAAGCTCTCGTACACGCGAATGCAGTTCCTGACCAAGTCGCAGCGGCTCAACTTCAAGCTCGTCGGCCAGTACAGCAATGACGCGCTGGTCCCGCTCGAACAGTTCGCGCTGGGCGGCCCGGACAGCACCCGCGCCTATCCGATCGCCGACGCCCTGCGCGATCGCGGCTATTACACATCGCTCGAATATCACGTCGACGCACCGGGCTTCGGCGACAAGGTCTCGCCGTTCTACGGCCGCCCCTGGCGCGAGTTGCTCGAATTCCAGGTTTTCGTCGACTACGCCAAGGGCTATTCGGCGGGCGCCAACAAGTTCATCGAGCCGGAGTCGGCCACGCTCAGCGGCGTGGGCGCCGGCCTGATTTTCCGGCTGCCGCGATTCAGCCATTTCGAGTTCCATCTCAATGGTGCCGTACCCCTGGGTTCGCAGGATGCGTCCGATCACAAGGGCTACCACATCTACTCCCGCTTCAGCTTCACGTTCTGA